In the Helianthus annuus cultivar XRQ/B chromosome 11, HanXRQr2.0-SUNRISE, whole genome shotgun sequence genome, one interval contains:
- the LOC110889016 gene encoding uncharacterized protein LOC110889016, translating into MEDEYVDPKNRRRKTNITNRHHFVVNNFNMVLDMQIQELGNRFNEVTTNLLTCMSSLSPRDNFSSFNKLNLLKLAEMYPYDFTFDEKDKLIDELGHYISNIKRDSRFDNLNGVSDLAKRMVETRKHIEYQLVYRLIKLSLVLPVATTSVERSFSSMKLVKTELRNRMGDGYMNDSCICYIEKEFSQQVSVESVMQRFQKMKTRRQQL; encoded by the coding sequence ATGGAAGATGAGTATGTTGACCCGAAAAACAGAAGAAGAAAGACCAACATCACCAATCGTCATCATTTTGTGGTCAATAATTTCAACATGGTTCTCGACATGCAAATTCAAGAGCTTGGAAACCGTTTTAACGAGGTAACCACCAACTTGCTTACGTGTATGAGTTCTTTGAGCCCGCGTGATAATTTTAGTTCCTTTAATAAACTAAACTTGCTAAAGTTGGCCGAAATGTATCCGTATGATTTTACTTTTGATGAAAAAGATAAGCTTATCGATGAACTCGGCCACTACATTTCTAATATAAAAAGAGATAGTCGGTTTGATAACCTGAATGGGGTTAGTGATCTTGCCAAAAGGATGGTGGAAACAAGGAAACACATTGAGTATCAGTTGGTCTATCGTTTAATAAAGTTGTCACTAGTTTTACCGGTTGCAACGACTAGTGTTGAAAGGAGTTTTTCTTCAATGAAGCTTGTGAAGACAGAATTGCGTAATAGGATGGGTGATGGATACATGAACGATTCTTGCATTTGTTACATTGAAAAGGAGTTCTCACAACAAGTTTCCGTTGAGAGTGTAATGCAACGttttcaaaagatgaaaactcGTCGTCA